One Rossellomorea aquimaris DNA window includes the following coding sequences:
- a CDS encoding BCCT family transporter: protein MKRISNVFWITIALVAASVAYGVIAPKSFENVTADMQNFITSTFGWYYLILVTVIVIFCVFLIFSPIGTIRLGKPDEKPEYTKGTWFAMLFSAGMGIGLVFWGAAEPLSHYLTPPLAEGGTNQAIKESMRYTFFHWGIHAWAIYAIVALALAYYKFRKDEPGLISATLKPIFGDKVNGPLGTVIDVLAVFATVVGVATTLGFGAAQINGGLSYLLGVPNNFTVQFIIIAVVTVLFMISAWSGLSKGIKYLSNTNMVLAIGLFVLMFFIGPTLLILNMFTDTIGAYIQNIAAMSFRIAPLNEEHRGWINGWTIFYWAWWISWSPFVGIFIARVSRGRTIREFLIGVLLLPALVSFIWFATFGTSAIEIQQAGTDISGLNTEEVLFAVFNGFEWSTILSVIAITLIGTFFITSADSATFVLGMQTTYGSLTPPNYVKLTWGLAQSTVALILLYSGGLQALQNALIVAALPFSVIMALMMLSLYKSLNQEKKELGLYIKPKPRKTKEPKEHM from the coding sequence ATGAAGAGGATATCAAATGTTTTCTGGATTACCATTGCATTAGTTGCAGCTTCTGTTGCCTACGGTGTCATCGCGCCAAAGTCATTCGAAAATGTAACAGCTGATATGCAAAACTTTATTACCTCAACATTCGGTTGGTATTATCTTATTTTAGTCACAGTGATTGTTATTTTCTGCGTGTTCTTGATCTTTAGTCCAATCGGAACGATAAGATTAGGAAAGCCAGACGAGAAACCTGAGTACACGAAAGGAACATGGTTCGCCATGTTGTTTAGTGCAGGGATGGGAATCGGTTTAGTATTCTGGGGGGCAGCCGAGCCGCTGTCACACTATTTGACGCCTCCACTTGCTGAAGGTGGAACAAATCAGGCCATTAAAGAATCAATGCGCTATACGTTCTTCCACTGGGGAATACATGCGTGGGCGATCTATGCGATTGTCGCTTTAGCACTTGCTTATTATAAATTCCGTAAAGATGAGCCGGGCTTAATCTCAGCTACATTGAAACCGATCTTTGGAGATAAAGTGAACGGTCCACTGGGAACGGTCATCGATGTACTGGCTGTATTCGCCACTGTTGTCGGTGTTGCCACTACACTTGGGTTCGGTGCAGCACAAATTAACGGAGGACTTTCATATCTACTTGGAGTACCAAATAATTTCACTGTTCAGTTCATTATTATTGCGGTTGTAACCGTCTTATTTATGATATCGGCATGGTCTGGATTAAGTAAGGGAATTAAATATCTATCTAATACGAATATGGTATTGGCAATTGGACTGTTCGTGTTAATGTTCTTTATCGGACCTACATTGCTCATCCTGAATATGTTCACTGATACAATCGGTGCTTATATACAAAACATCGCTGCCATGAGTTTCCGGATTGCCCCATTAAATGAAGAGCATCGAGGCTGGATCAATGGCTGGACGATCTTCTATTGGGCATGGTGGATTTCCTGGTCTCCATTTGTCGGAATCTTCATCGCACGTGTATCACGAGGCAGAACCATTCGTGAATTCTTAATCGGTGTGCTACTGCTTCCTGCTTTAGTCAGTTTCATTTGGTTCGCTACTTTTGGTACATCTGCCATTGAAATTCAACAAGCAGGAACAGATATATCAGGACTAAATACAGAAGAGGTATTATTTGCAGTATTTAACGGATTCGAATGGTCGACGATTCTTTCGGTCATTGCCATCACATTGATCGGAACCTTCTTCATTACGTCTGCTGACTCAGCTACATTCGTTCTGGGAATGCAAACAACCTATGGATCATTAACCCCGCCAAACTATGTGAAGTTAACTTGGGGACTTGCTCAGTCTACTGTTGCATTAATCCTGCTCTATAGTGGAGGATTACAGGCATTACAAAATGCATTGATTGTCGCAGCGTTGCCATTCTCGGTAATTATGGCCCTGATGATGCTGTCCCTCTATAAATCACTGAATCAAGAGAAGAAAGAGCTTGGATTATACATCAAACCTAAGCCAAGAAAAACAAAAGAACCTAAAGAGCACATGTAA
- a CDS encoding CidA/LrgA family protein has product MQVVRTIIQIAILCLFYEIGKWCTDFFHLPIPGSIIGMLFLFLLLLTGVVKEKILMDGTGFFLRHFSFFFLPLSVSAMVLGPYFIDFGWKLIVILLISGITGFVATAISAERLIRWKEKRNHDPSH; this is encoded by the coding sequence ATGCAAGTTGTTCGGACCATCATTCAAATTGCCATTCTATGCCTATTTTATGAAATTGGAAAGTGGTGTACAGACTTCTTTCATTTACCCATTCCCGGAAGCATTATCGGGATGCTTTTTTTGTTTCTACTATTGTTAACGGGAGTAGTGAAAGAAAAGATACTAATGGACGGTACAGGGTTTTTCTTAAGACATTTTTCATTCTTTTTTCTTCCCTTGTCTGTTAGTGCAATGGTTCTGGGGCCATATTTTATAGATTTCGGCTGGAAACTCATTGTGATTCTGCTTATTAGCGGGATAACCGGATTTGTAGCAACCGCCATTTCAGCAGAGAGGCTAATAAGATGGAAGGAGAAACGAAACCATGATCCATCTCATTAG
- a CDS encoding LrgB family protein, producing MIHLISSLMALGITVLYFIFGVKIHRLWPNPVTIPIFISTIAIIVTLLIIDIPYEQYADFTSFITYLLGPATVALAYPLYQHRKLLVQHVQPILFGILFGSGMSMLISYLFSMWLGIPSEWSRSLLIKTITTPVAVDIGKVIEANIEVIPTVVIVTGMFGAMIIPSILKLLHVKHPIAKGLPFGVISHGVGTAQAIKEGEREGAVSGAAMALTATIMSFVIPILFLFV from the coding sequence ATGATCCATCTCATTAGTTCACTGATGGCATTAGGCATTACAGTATTGTATTTTATCTTTGGGGTAAAGATTCACCGACTTTGGCCAAACCCCGTTACGATACCTATATTCATTAGTACAATTGCTATCATCGTCACATTATTGATCATCGATATTCCTTATGAACAATATGCGGACTTCACTTCATTCATAACGTATTTACTTGGACCTGCTACTGTTGCCCTTGCGTATCCCCTTTATCAGCATCGAAAGTTATTAGTACAGCATGTACAGCCCATACTTTTCGGTATCCTGTTCGGAAGTGGAATGTCTATGCTTATTTCTTATTTATTCAGTATGTGGTTGGGGATCCCATCTGAATGGAGCCGTTCCTTGCTTATTAAAACCATTACAACCCCCGTAGCAGTTGATATAGGGAAGGTGATTGAGGCGAATATAGAAGTCATTCCCACGGTCGTCATTGTGACGGGTATGTTCGGAGCTATGATCATACCGTCTATATTAAAGTTGCTGCATGTAAAGCACCCCATCGCAAAAGGACTTCCATTCGGAGTGATTTCCCATGGAGTAGGGACGGCACAAGCTATTAAAGAGGGCGAAAGGGAAGGGGCAGTGAGTGGTGCCGCCATGGCATTAACCGCCACGATCATGTCCTTCGTCATCCCCATCCTATTTCTTTTTGTTTGA
- a CDS encoding LysM peptidoglycan-binding domain-containing protein, with protein MKLKKSIISVAAFTTLAVSGGASASAQDIEVKKGDTLWGIAQEYGTSVDKLMKWNNLNSHLIYPDQELTVSSKEYYTVKKGDTLWGISSQYGVSVDSLISWNALESDLIVPGQELVLNLEDKKAPSATANTSEQAAAPAQEETAEVAPEAEAPAAEPAEAKPAEKEPAAQEEAVKEITVEATAYTASCEGCSGTTATGVNLLENPDAKVIAVDPNVIPLGSKVYVEGYGYATAEDTGGAIKGNRIDVFIPSKDQAVDWGRKSVNVKILESK; from the coding sequence ATGAAACTAAAAAAATCGATTATTTCTGTGGCTGCATTTACTACACTTGCAGTGTCTGGTGGAGCTAGCGCTTCAGCACAAGACATCGAAGTTAAAAAAGGTGACACTTTATGGGGTATTGCCCAGGAATACGGTACATCCGTTGATAAACTCATGAAATGGAACAATTTAAATTCACACTTAATCTATCCTGACCAAGAACTCACGGTATCATCCAAAGAGTACTATACAGTTAAAAAAGGTGACACACTTTGGGGAATCTCTTCACAATATGGAGTTTCCGTCGACAGTTTAATAAGCTGGAACGCTCTTGAAAGTGACCTGATTGTCCCTGGACAAGAATTAGTCCTCAATTTAGAAGATAAAAAAGCACCTTCAGCTACTGCAAATACTTCTGAGCAAGCAGCAGCTCCTGCTCAAGAAGAAACAGCAGAAGTAGCTCCAGAAGCTGAAGCACCTGCAGCAGAACCAGCTGAGGCAAAACCTGCTGAAAAAGAACCGGCAGCACAAGAGGAAGCTGTAAAGGAAATCACAGTAGAAGCAACTGCTTACACAGCAAGTTGTGAAGGTTGCTCAGGTACGACAGCCACTGGTGTTAACCTTTTAGAAAATCCAGACGCTAAAGTGATTGCAGTAGATCCGAATGTAATTCCACTGGGATCTAAAGTATATGTTGAAGGCTACGGCTATGCAACTGCTGAAGATACAGGTGGAGCGATTAAAGGGAATCGAATCGATGTATTCATCCCATCAAAAGATCAAGCAGTTGATTGGGGCAGAAAATCAGTTAACGTAAAAATTCTTGAAAGTAAATAA
- a CDS encoding 3D domain-containing protein gives MKKVLFSIFSFTVFLTIGLTSASAESDETAMNDYHNIEQGDILWEIANRYHVSIDEVGTRQQLLEEGYTVNNVQEEKAVKSTDTETSEDKVVKEVNVTATAYTAYCEGCIGITKTGVDLIENPDARVIAVDPSVIPLGSKVYVEGYGYARAEDTGGAIKGQRIDIYMEKEKDALKYGVQDVKVKIIEE, from the coding sequence ATGAAAAAAGTATTATTTTCCATTTTTTCCTTCACAGTTTTTCTAACAATCGGACTTACTTCTGCCTCTGCAGAATCAGACGAGACTGCAATGAATGATTACCATAATATAGAACAAGGCGATATTCTTTGGGAGATTGCAAATCGATATCATGTTTCGATAGATGAGGTTGGCACACGCCAACAACTTTTAGAAGAAGGTTATACTGTGAATAACGTACAAGAAGAAAAAGCTGTTAAATCTACTGATACGGAAACTTCCGAGGACAAGGTTGTGAAAGAGGTTAATGTAACCGCTACTGCGTATACAGCTTATTGTGAGGGCTGTATCGGCATAACAAAGACGGGTGTGGACTTAATAGAGAACCCTGATGCCAGAGTCATTGCCGTCGATCCAAGTGTCATTCCACTGGGATCTAAGGTGTATGTAGAAGGATACGGTTATGCCCGTGCGGAAGATACAGGTGGAGCCATAAAAGGACAACGCATCGACATTTATATGGAAAAAGAAAAAGATGCCCTTAAATATGGTGTACAGGATGTCAAAGTGAAAATTATTGAAGAGTAA
- the map gene encoding type I methionyl aminopeptidase: MIVKTDEDLKALKEIGRIVAMIRDELRSLTKSGVTTKELDDIAGRLFEENGAISGPKGEYDFPGFTCISVNEEVAHGIPGDRVIEEGDLVNIDVSGSKDGYYADTGISFVVGEGDPKLTDLCEAALNSFQAGLQKARAGSKQNGIGKAVNNEARKNGYTVIMNLTGHGVGRSLHEKPDHILNYFDPWDNALLKEGMVIAFEPFISTKAQNVIEKGDGWTYITPDNSFVAQIEHTIIITKDEPIILTQ; the protein is encoded by the coding sequence ATGATTGTCAAAACTGATGAAGATTTAAAAGCGTTAAAAGAAATCGGCCGCATTGTGGCGATGATCCGTGATGAATTACGCTCTCTGACAAAGTCTGGAGTAACGACTAAAGAGCTTGACGATATTGCTGGAAGACTGTTTGAAGAAAACGGAGCCATTTCAGGACCTAAAGGTGAATATGACTTTCCTGGTTTCACATGTATCAGTGTGAATGAAGAAGTGGCTCACGGGATACCCGGTGACCGTGTGATCGAAGAAGGAGACCTTGTCAATATCGACGTATCCGGTTCTAAAGATGGCTACTATGCTGATACAGGAATCTCATTTGTTGTTGGGGAGGGAGACCCAAAGCTTACAGATTTATGTGAAGCGGCATTAAATTCATTCCAAGCGGGACTCCAGAAAGCGAGAGCAGGATCTAAACAAAACGGGATCGGCAAAGCGGTTAATAATGAAGCGCGAAAAAATGGTTATACGGTGATTATGAACTTAACCGGCCACGGTGTAGGACGGTCTCTTCATGAGAAACCTGACCACATCTTAAATTATTTCGATCCATGGGATAATGCACTGTTAAAAGAAGGAATGGTCATTGCATTTGAACCGTTCATCTCAACCAAAGCACAAAACGTAATCGAAAAGGGCGACGGCTGGACCTACATCACACCCGACAACAGCTTCGTTGCCCAAATCGAACACACCATCATCATAACCAAAGACGAACCAATCATTTTAACACAATAA
- a CDS encoding lytic transglycosylase domain-containing protein: MTKKSATKKRPSKKKRSSPFTIVLIPIIILAIYYAVNNGGATYNLSSIGKEEVPPEYIPIYKAAEEEYGVPWYLLAAHHRVETKFSTMKTLVSPVGAEGHMQFMPCTFVGWSHPSCSGLGKGNIPQNQKTDPDVIEKYGGYGVDANGDGVADPFQIEDAVFSAANYLERNGAADGKIEQAVFAYNHSDKYVEDVLYYAERFVEDEEEESGEAM, from the coding sequence ATGACTAAAAAATCCGCCACAAAAAAGCGTCCCAGTAAGAAAAAACGATCGTCACCATTTACGATCGTACTTATACCGATCATCATCTTAGCTATTTATTATGCCGTAAACAATGGAGGAGCCACTTATAACCTGTCCTCAATTGGTAAAGAAGAGGTACCTCCCGAATATATTCCCATTTATAAAGCAGCTGAAGAAGAATACGGGGTACCATGGTATTTACTGGCTGCCCATCACCGGGTCGAAACAAAATTTTCCACCATGAAGACTCTTGTGTCCCCTGTGGGAGCTGAGGGACACATGCAATTCATGCCATGTACATTTGTCGGCTGGTCACACCCTAGTTGCTCAGGCTTAGGGAAGGGCAATATCCCACAAAACCAAAAAACAGACCCTGACGTCATTGAAAAGTATGGAGGATATGGGGTCGACGCAAACGGAGATGGAGTAGCCGATCCATTTCAAATTGAAGATGCGGTGTTTAGCGCTGCAAACTATTTGGAACGAAATGGAGCAGCGGATGGGAAAATCGAACAAGCCGTATTTGCCTACAATCATAGCGACAAATATGTAGAAGATGTTTTGTACTATGCAGAGCGATTTGTAGAAGATGAAGAAGAGGAGTCAGGCGAGGCTATGTAA
- a CDS encoding globin-coupled sensor protein yields MAVLFSRKPKTEPVIVPTSNVIVLQDKKLNERLHYMQFQEHHLNELKEVLPVYEQLSDSLLETVLDHLYKHPSLVEIAVNHSSRERLKAVFHDYFRSLFSGELNEEYFSMRERMGKTHNRNGVTIDWFISTYTTIQHLLIPKIVELYQNEPSKLASVLVAIDHGIHLDASIVSEYYIQSRMDELEKLHQENQALQVEMLNMNTELGSSLSQTEKSLNETATKAERIRAESENTEKSSKNLLQLSKMNKDQTDNMIDSFGIITEQIKTLLNEIKGVKTIAEQITPLSNSIQQIAEQTNLLALNASIEAARAGNEGRGFAVVASEVRKLAEDSKELSHSIHQLVNESNKQIGVVSNRVINMTELTENSRKEIGNVQNGIMTVQMEMENYMGMFKRNQTELNHIVEAIRQINHTTDELVQFASTIIQKMNK; encoded by the coding sequence ATGGCTGTTTTATTTTCAAGAAAACCCAAGACTGAACCTGTAATCGTCCCTACATCCAACGTCATTGTCCTGCAAGACAAGAAACTGAATGAAAGATTGCATTATATGCAATTCCAGGAACACCATTTGAACGAATTAAAAGAAGTTCTCCCCGTCTATGAGCAGTTATCCGATTCCTTGCTTGAAACGGTATTGGATCATCTCTACAAACATCCAAGTTTAGTCGAAATCGCTGTTAACCACTCCAGCCGTGAACGTTTAAAGGCCGTATTCCATGATTACTTTCGTTCACTATTTTCTGGTGAGCTAAATGAAGAATATTTCTCCATGAGGGAGAGGATGGGGAAAACCCATAACCGGAATGGCGTTACAATAGATTGGTTTATTTCCACCTACACAACCATCCAGCATTTATTGATCCCTAAGATTGTAGAACTCTATCAAAACGAACCATCTAAACTTGCTTCCGTTCTGGTCGCAATCGATCATGGTATCCATTTAGACGCAAGTATTGTATCTGAATACTATATCCAAAGCAGAATGGATGAGCTCGAGAAACTTCATCAAGAAAACCAGGCTCTGCAAGTAGAAATGCTCAACATGAATACAGAACTCGGCTCATCATTAAGCCAAACTGAGAAAAGTTTAAATGAGACAGCTACGAAAGCGGAACGTATTCGTGCAGAATCTGAAAACACAGAAAAGAGCAGTAAAAATCTCCTTCAGCTTTCCAAAATGAACAAAGATCAAACAGATAATATGATCGACAGCTTTGGCATTATCACTGAGCAAATCAAAACGCTATTAAACGAAATCAAAGGGGTAAAAACAATAGCCGAACAGATTACGCCTCTTTCAAATTCGATTCAACAAATAGCTGAGCAGACAAACCTTCTAGCACTAAACGCCTCAATTGAAGCAGCTCGAGCCGGTAATGAAGGCAGGGGATTTGCAGTTGTCGCTTCTGAAGTGCGAAAGCTTGCCGAAGACTCAAAGGAACTGAGCCACTCCATCCATCAGCTCGTTAATGAAAGCAACAAGCAAATCGGTGTTGTCTCAAACCGGGTTATTAACATGACTGAATTAACGGAGAACTCCCGCAAAGAGATAGGGAATGTACAAAACGGCATTATGACCGTTCAAATGGAAATGGAAAACTATATGGGTATGTTCAAACGAAATCAAACTGAATTAAATCATATTGTGGAAGCCATCAGGCAAATTAATCATACAACAGATGAATTGGTTCAGTTCGCTTCTACGATCATTCAAAAAATGAATAAATAA
- a CDS encoding DNA topoisomerase III, with amino-acid sequence MKVVIAEKPDQGATLAKPFPHRKRQGYIEVHSNDVFPNGAYITWAVGHLFQLQAPEKYESKWKKWTLEDLPIIPQRFQYELQRAKAKQFAVIKDLLKKREVTEIIHAGDAGREGELIIRNIISMARVQKPMKRLWISSLTEKAIIQGFTNLREETEMRSLYYEAYSRACADWLVGMNASRAYSILLKQQGMSDVFSAGRVQTPTLALIVKRDEEIEQFKSEPFWEVKAVFQMGDHTYEGVWQKDGETRIQTKELAEKIASFCQGKPASVLEMKTERKEFAPPLLFNLSALQATMNKIYKFSPKKTLDVLQKLYQKGIVSYPRSDSQYVTKGEAETFPEILSKLQEYSPYNSWIPTPHESLLNNKRFVNEAKVSDHYAIIPTEQVTDPQSLSVDERKIYDVVVKRFIAAHHDKAVINYTTITTVVDERADFISKGKQILQEGWRQVLMQNEKDDEPLLPPVKESDKGTVKSVHTKEGKTQPPKRFTEGQLITLMKTAGKYMDNDELEKVLKQTEGLGTEATRAGIITMLKDRNYIDIQKNIVYPTDKAKVLIRAIGENVLASAEMTAKWEQRLQEIGKGQASAPEFMEQVKKLSDKLVQNALQDSNTWNFEDLDTASIQRTKGSKGKRTTKTSIGTCLKCGGKVVDKGKFYGCSNYQKTKCNFTISKTILSKRMTQAIVKKVLADGKSERIDGFKKGEKEFSAYLSWDPVEKKIQFVFDIL; translated from the coding sequence ATGAAAGTTGTTATTGCCGAAAAACCTGATCAAGGAGCTACCCTCGCTAAACCTTTTCCTCATCGAAAACGCCAAGGATACATTGAAGTTCATTCTAATGATGTGTTCCCCAATGGGGCTTATATCACATGGGCTGTAGGTCATCTTTTTCAGCTTCAAGCCCCTGAAAAATATGAAAGCAAATGGAAGAAGTGGACGTTAGAAGACCTCCCCATCATTCCTCAACGATTTCAATATGAGCTTCAACGGGCAAAAGCGAAACAATTCGCAGTCATCAAAGACCTTCTAAAGAAAAGGGAAGTCACAGAAATCATCCATGCAGGGGATGCCGGGCGTGAAGGTGAGTTGATCATCCGGAATATTATTTCAATGGCCCGCGTGCAGAAGCCCATGAAAAGATTATGGATATCATCCCTGACAGAGAAAGCCATCATTCAAGGGTTCACCAATTTGAGAGAAGAAACGGAAATGCGGAGCCTGTATTATGAAGCCTATTCCCGTGCTTGTGCGGACTGGCTTGTGGGAATGAATGCATCGAGAGCTTATAGCATTCTGCTAAAGCAGCAAGGTATGTCGGATGTTTTCTCTGCTGGAAGGGTACAAACGCCGACTCTTGCTTTGATTGTAAAAAGAGATGAAGAAATAGAGCAATTCAAAAGCGAACCCTTCTGGGAAGTGAAAGCTGTCTTTCAAATGGGAGACCACACGTACGAAGGGGTTTGGCAAAAGGATGGAGAAACCCGAATTCAAACAAAGGAACTGGCAGAGAAGATTGCTTCGTTCTGCCAAGGGAAGCCCGCAAGCGTTCTGGAGATGAAAACAGAACGAAAAGAATTTGCTCCTCCATTGCTTTTCAATCTATCAGCTCTCCAAGCAACGATGAACAAAATATATAAATTTTCACCCAAAAAAACACTGGATGTCCTACAAAAACTTTATCAAAAGGGCATTGTATCTTACCCAAGGTCAGATTCACAATATGTAACGAAAGGGGAAGCTGAAACCTTCCCGGAAATCTTGTCTAAGCTTCAGGAATACAGTCCTTACAATAGCTGGATCCCCACTCCTCATGAGAGCCTGCTAAATAACAAGCGTTTTGTAAATGAAGCGAAGGTTTCTGATCACTACGCAATTATTCCAACTGAACAAGTAACCGATCCTCAATCACTTTCAGTGGACGAAAGGAAAATTTATGATGTAGTGGTTAAACGTTTTATCGCTGCACATCACGACAAAGCTGTGATCAATTACACTACTATCACTACTGTGGTGGACGAACGTGCTGATTTCATTTCTAAAGGAAAGCAAATTCTCCAAGAAGGATGGAGGCAGGTTCTGATGCAGAATGAAAAGGATGACGAACCGCTCCTGCCACCCGTTAAGGAAAGCGACAAAGGCACTGTTAAGAGTGTCCACACCAAGGAAGGAAAAACCCAGCCACCTAAGCGTTTCACAGAAGGTCAACTCATTACCTTAATGAAGACGGCGGGTAAATACATGGATAATGATGAGCTCGAGAAAGTGTTGAAACAAACAGAAGGTCTGGGTACCGAGGCAACACGCGCTGGAATCATTACCATGCTTAAAGATCGGAACTACATTGATATCCAAAAGAACATTGTCTATCCAACCGATAAAGCAAAAGTTTTGATTCGGGCAATTGGTGAAAATGTGTTGGCATCAGCTGAAATGACGGCAAAATGGGAGCAGCGACTACAGGAAATAGGAAAAGGGCAAGCGTCCGCACCTGAGTTTATGGAGCAAGTGAAGAAATTAAGCGATAAACTTGTTCAAAACGCTCTTCAGGACTCAAACACATGGAATTTCGAAGATCTTGATACAGCTTCCATCCAACGGACCAAAGGGAGTAAAGGTAAAAGAACAACGAAAACCAGCATCGGCACATGCTTGAAGTGTGGCGGAAAAGTAGTTGACAAAGGGAAATTCTACGGATGCTCCAATTATCAAAAAACAAAATGCAACTTCACCATTTCGAAGACCATTCTCTCGAAGCGTATGACACAAGCAATCGTGAAAAAAGTGCTCGCAGATGGAAAATCAGAACGGATCGACGGTTTTAAAAAAGGAGAGAAGGAGTTTTCAGCTTACCTTAGTTGGGATCCTGTTGAAAAGAAAATTCAATTCGTATTTGATATACTTTAA
- a CDS encoding type 1 glutamine amidotransferase domain-containing protein has translation MKKILMVLTNESKIDDEHETGLWLSEFAEPYEEFKNQGFGVDVASLKGGRIPLDPNSLDDEQVEKWKGVTKELDQTMVLSQLNVNEYSGIFLPGGHGTMFDLPESPELQQALAHFAENNKAIGSVCHGPAGFVGTKLSNGKWLVEGKSMTGFTNEEEQQTGLDSLMPFLLETKLREQGAQFEKSEAWSDHVITDGKFVTGQNPQSSQSTAEAFVKII, from the coding sequence TTGAAAAAGATATTAATGGTTTTAACGAATGAAAGCAAAATTGATGATGAACACGAAACAGGTCTTTGGTTATCTGAGTTCGCTGAACCATATGAAGAATTTAAGAATCAGGGATTTGGTGTAGATGTGGCTAGCTTAAAAGGAGGCCGTATTCCTTTAGATCCTAACAGCCTTGATGATGAACAGGTTGAAAAATGGAAGGGTGTCACCAAAGAATTAGATCAAACGATGGTCCTTTCGCAATTGAACGTTAACGAATATTCAGGGATATTCTTACCGGGCGGACACGGGACGATGTTTGATCTCCCTGAAAGTCCCGAACTTCAACAAGCACTGGCTCACTTTGCTGAAAACAACAAAGCCATTGGATCTGTATGCCATGGTCCTGCTGGATTTGTTGGAACGAAACTTTCAAATGGAAAATGGCTGGTTGAAGGAAAAAGCATGACAGGATTCACCAACGAAGAAGAACAGCAAACGGGCCTCGATTCATTAATGCCTTTCTTATTAGAAACAAAATTAAGAGAGCAAGGAGCTCAATTTGAAAAATCTGAAGCATGGAGTGACCATGTCATCACCGATGGGAAATTCGTGACTGGACAGAATCCACAATCTAGTCAGTCAACTGCAGAAGCGTTCGTTAAGATAATTTAA